CCGATTTCCATCTCACCGGGGAAGGCGGCGCCGGCGGCGTCGATCACCTTCAAGCCGCAGAAACCCAGCAGCGCGCCTGAAAGATGCCCGCCGTCGGCCTTGCGCTCCACGATCCAGAAGGTGTGGCCCAGCCGCTCCTGAAAGCCGAGGACGCGTTCCTCGAACAGCGCGAGTTTGTCCGCATCCATCACCCCGCCCAGCCAGCGCATGACGGACGGGGTATTGGTGACCTGCGTAAAGAGGTCGATATCGCCCGCTCTCCAGTCGCGCAGGACCAGCCGCGATGTTTCCACGTGAAACATCTCAGCCAATCAGCAGGCGCGCAGCATGGGCAGCGTGATAGGTCAGCACGCCGGAGCAGCCCGCACGCTTGAAGGCGAGCAGCGTTTCCAGCACCATCGCGTCACGATCGGCCGCGCCGGCGGCGACGGCATGCTCGATCATCGCGTATTCGCCCGAGACCTGATAGGCGAAGACCGGCACCTCGAAGCGCTCCTTCACGCGGCGCACGATGTCGAGGTAAGGCAGGCCCGGCTTCACCATGACCGTGTCCGCGCCTTCGGCAAGGTCCATCGCCACTTCGCGCAGAGCTTCCTCGGTGTTGCCGGGGTCCA
The DNA window shown above is from Novosphingobium sp. P6W and carries:
- a CDS encoding GNAT family N-acetyltransferase: MFHVETSRLVLRDWRAGDIDLFTQVTNTPSVMRWLGGVMDADKLALFEERVLGFQERLGHTFWIVERKADGGHLSGALLGFCGLKVIDAAGAAFPGEMEIGWRMRDDAWGQGYAKEAAAASLDAGFDRFGAAEIFAITNIENTASWGLMARLGMVRREDLDFVDTRFDPPMGNTIVHSISAKDWRKQLK